A window of Perognathus longimembris pacificus isolate PPM17 chromosome 6, ASM2315922v1, whole genome shotgun sequence contains these coding sequences:
- the Tbcc gene encoding tubulin-specific chaperone C yields MEAAGCSAAALGNGDPAAPRERGMLPERLQRREQERQLEAERRKQSRQDLEVEEEKSSFLAAALAREREAVEALLRGEDAAGRLEEAAERLQGLRKLLNDSVRFLSNYNLRQGQEALAQLQAALAQRRQELQPGKRFAFRARRNQAAGAAGVDAAPAAEAPASASARVPKDENEATPETGWACGFSDLAGQILEKRAAELHQQDVLLSGLTDCTVRLWGNPNTLRLAQARGCRVLCGPVSTSVFLENCTDCVLAVACQQLRVHTTANTRIFLQVTSKAIVEDCSRIQFAPYTWSYPGIEQDFQSSGLDRSRNNWNDVADFNWLVRGVASPNWSILPEEEWKIPCD; encoded by the coding sequence ATGGAGGCGGCGGGCTGCTCGGCTGCCGCCTTGGGCAACGGCGACCCGGCGGCGCCGCGGGAGCGCGGCATGCTGCCCGAGCGGCTTCAGAGGCGCGAGCAGGAGCGGCAGCTGGAGGCGGAGAGGCGGAAGCAGAGTCGGCAGGACCTAGAGGTGGAAGAGGAGAAGAGCAGCTTCTTGGCCGCCGCCTTAGCCCGCGAGCGGGAGGCGGTGGAGGCGCTTCTGCGGGGCGAGGACGCGGCCGGGCGGCTGGAGGAAGCGGCCGAGCGGCTGCAGGGCCTACGGAAGCTCCTCAACGACTCGGTGCGCTTCCTGTCCAACTACAACCTGCGGCAGGGCCAGGAGGcgctggcccagctgcaggccGCCCTGGCCCAGCGGCGCCAGGAGCTGCAGCCCGGGAAGCGGTTCGCGTTCAGGGCCCGGCGGAACCAGGCCGCTGGGGCCGCGGGGGTGGATGCGGCCCCGGCTGCGGAGGCCCCGGCGTCCGCGAGCGCCCGGGTTCCCAAGGATGAGAACGAGGCGACCCCCGAAACCGGCTGGGCTTGTGGTTTCTCCGACCTGGCGGGCCAGATCTTGGAGAAGAGGGCCGCCGAGCTGCACCAGCAGGACGTCCTGTTGAGCGGACTGACGGACTGCACGGTCAGGCTGTGGGGCAACCCCAACACCTTGCGACTGGCCCAGGCCCGCGGGTGCCGGGTGCTGTGCGGGCCCGTGTCCACTTCCGTGTTCCTGGAGAACTGCACGGACTGCGTGCTGGCCGTGGCCTGCCAACAGCTCCGAGTGCACACGACCGCGAACACTCGCATCTTCCTGCAGGTCACCAGCAAGGCCATCGTGGAGGACTGCAGCCGGATCCAGTTCGCCCCGTATACCTGGAGCTACCCCGGGATCGAGCAGGACTTCCAGAGCTCCGGTTTAGATCGCAGCAGAAATAACTGGAACGACGTTGCTGATTTTAACTGGCTGGTCCGGGGTGTGGCCTCCCCGAATTGGAGTATTCTTCCCGAAGAGGAGTGGAAGATCCCGTGTGACTAG